GGTTTCAGaccttcctcctccctcttgACTGCGAAAGCCATCATAGTCTTCAAGGGTGGGAAAGCCCACCTCTTACACTGGCAGTAAGAACCAGCAGAGCAAGCGGAGCAGTGCATTTCAGAGGAACATGGAAATTGTCATATTTGGACTTTTTTCACGGGGAAAGAGCTTGGTTTTTCTTTCGGTTTAATATccattattaaatgaaaaaccttACATTATTATGAGGCTTTATGCGTTGTGAGCACATACAGTGGCTCCTCAGGAACTTATacacacaactgggaccagaagacTGTTAATGTAACTTGATTTAACTCTGAATCCACATTTAGCACTACATCACAATCAACCAAAGTTGAATAAACTCTGGCGttccttgatttttttatggGCTAGGTTCTCAAAAATCTTGGCTATAGCTATGATGAATACACCGTAATACTTATTAACTAGAAGGtaaatttcaaagaaaacgATACATTTctagaaaacaaaagcagagtTTCCACAAGCTCCACTACTCAGTCCCAACTGTTGACCAGTTTATCTCATAACCATGAGTACAGTTTATCGTCctgccactttcagctttctcCATTACCTCCATTTTAGCCTCCATAATGACTTTAGCtcttttttgacaaaacacTTTGCACCTGAGACAGTATCTGAAACCTTGTATCTTGACATTTCATAACCTGAGGAACCAGGGTATTTAACTGTAGTACTTTCGAGGAATTATATGTGAGCATATGTAGAGAACATGAACGCAATCACTTGCGTCATACCAACTCTGACTGGATGCATATCTACCTCAGATCTTTGGGTCTTCGTGGCAGGAACCAGCTGCTCAGCTGCAGGCTGGATCATGGAGGCAACCGTGTAGAGCTCAGGTCCTCGTTTCTGCTTGGAGCACAGAAGTGAAAGAGCCACGCGTGTGGAGAAACCTGGCAGATTTGGACTGGGCAAATTAGCACACCAGGATGAGCAGCCTGAGTTCTGGAGAGCCCTGCTACAGGAAGGGTTCAGGTACTTCAGGTAACACCAGCTGACCATGGTAGCAGTGTTGATGCAGGAGTTCGTTTCATTCGTACGACTGGTGTCCATCTTCCTCAAGTCATtgattttgttgtctttttccTTTGAGGATTCAGATTCCCTGAACTCCGACTCCTTCTTGTGCTCATTAAACTTCACTTTCTGTGTCTTTTCTTCCATCTTCCTTTCACATATCAGAGTTGGCTCTTTGACCACCTTGTCCTGGTTGGATTCTCCATGTACAACTGGTCTTTCGCCTACACAGCCATCATTACCCTCATCTTCATTCTTTATTCGTTTCAGCTGGGGTTCCTTATCAGGGAAGAGCTCAAGACTGCCGGCTTGGGACAGAGCACGTTTCTTGCTCCGAGAACCAGTCACTTCACATTCCAGTGGGGTGCTTGGCTTCAAGGGCTGAGTCCAAGACAGGTTGTCACTAACGTCAGAGATGCGGGGCTCCACACAGGGGTTCAAATGACTCTGCTCCTCCAACTTGATTTGCAAGGAATCACGATTTTTCTGCACTACACTAAGGGACTGTGAGGTATACAACCCTTTCCCACATACGGGAAAGGCGTTCTGAATGCGAACTGGGACGGTTGTTGGGTTCATGTGTGCCGAAAGCTCCAAGCGAGGGACATCAGCGGAGCAGGTGTGTTGGTCAAAACAAAGAATCGGCATAAGGCTCAAAGAGGGAAGAGGTGATGACTTGGTGTCCTGTCGCTGAACTTCTGCTACGGGCTGAAGACTAGTGGGGTCAGGGGAGCAGAAAGCAGCACCACTTTCACTGAGATCCTGGACTGGCTGAAAGGGGAGGACCCGGTGACGAAGGGGTACAACTGACCTGGTAGTTAAGGAAACCAGAGAGGACGTGGGACACTGGGAAACTGACAGCACTCTCTGCATGGAGCCAACGCTGAGGGTGGAACCAGTTCTCAGCTCTGCAAGAGCttcaggaggaggagaaacTGGACTTAATCTCAGAGAAAGTTCATTTTGGCTGAGCTCAGCAGAAGGTGTGGGTTGGGTTGGTTCTCTAGGAGAAATTGGATTGACATTTGACTTGGCTGGAAGAATAATCTCTCCAGTACTTGATGGGTATACCTTTTTGTCACATGCACCAAATGTAGCCTGTTTCACCAGGGGGAATATGTGTCCTTCTTTGTAGGCGACTGAGTTGCCCTGTGGAGGTAAGCACCTATAGCTGAAGGACCCTCTCTGGGTACCAGGTACCACCGAAGTCTGAGATTCAGTGAGGCACAGGCGTTTTTTCTTCGGGGGTAGTTTCTCTGCTGGAAACTGGGCTAATGTTGCACTGCGCTGTGGATACCGGAATTTCTCCGATTCCTTGGCGTGGGTTACAGCCAACGTTTCCAGGGATGTCCCAGAGCCAATGTTAAAATCTGGGTCCTCTGCGAGCAAAACTTCTGGCACCTGAATGCTGTGCTGGCGCATCAGATGATAGTTTGGGAGTGGCTGTGGCAACTCTGTCGGTGGTGGCTGATGACCCCCTTCGGAGGTTAACGCGGTAACCACATTCCCACTTCTCTCAAAAGCACTAGTATGCTGAATCACCGAGATGCCCTTTCTGATGTTCCTCCCATCCGACCTCAACAGCATTACGTTGGCTTTGCTGCTCAGCTTCTCGGACGTTGCGTTGCTTTCCATTTGGAACGAAGAGGTGGGTGAAAATGAAGACAATACCAGCCTTGCATTTGAGAGACGCTCTTCCATCTCCTTTCCATCTTCTTTCTGTTTCTCGCACAATATATCAGGCAACACCCTACTATAGTAGTACTCATTAGAGGCTTTTCTCTTAGCACCTTCAACAAGAAGTTCCTTAGAGCTGAGCATGTGTGCCTCTGGACCGTTCATACTTCTAAAACACGGAATACAGCTCTCAGGCTCTCTTGGACATGAATCTCTTGTTGTGGGTTGGCAGGGTCCACATAGCACAGTAGCTGCGCTAGAATAATATGGAGCCATCTCCTGAAGAACCATATCAGGCTCAAAGGGTGCCTCGAGAGCCCGCTGCCGTCTGAGTATTCCATGGTGATGTCCTACTCGTTTTCCGGCTGGTGTTGCCTGCCTCTCATCAAAGGAATGGCTGGAGCGGAACCTGGGGGTGGGAGGTTGACCTGCGCTGGCTGAAGAAGGCATTGAGCGGCTTCTAAGGAGTGGTACTGGTGATGGTCGCCTGGGCAGCGAGTCCACACTGAGGAACTTCGGATGGAGATTGTTCCTTAAACATTTCACATCAACTGAACAAGTGCTACTGGAGCCAGATGTGTCACCTTTGGGATGATAAGCAGAGGGTGCCTTGAGAACCCTGGGAACCTCTAAGCTATTCTTTCTGGAAAGAGATCTTCTAGGTTTAACGCTGTCGATTTCCCGAGTGTCCACCAAAGCTTCATTGATGGTAATAAGTTTGGTGATATGCTCAATGACTTGAGTAGCAGGGACATTTAAAGGGATCCTCCTCCTTTCAGGTTCTGAGCACCTGTGACACTGCTGGTGCGTATTTCTGGGCCCCTGGTCCACCCGCCCAAACTTTCCGAGTATTATTTCGGCATAACTCTTAGCCTCGCTGTTAGGGGGGCTTGTCTGGGGCAACTCACTGCTTTCAGAGCGGGAGAAGTAGCCAGATTCCGTACTCCCTTTGCTCCAGGGATCCACGCAAGCAGTGCCCTCATCAGAGGAGTCCACAGGAGTACGTTTCCTCTCACTCAGCCTCATGACTAGCCTTTGTTTCACTGCATGTGCCCCCTCCATTCGCTGGGAGTCCATCGACCCCTGAGCGTCCGTGGCACGAGGCGGTGgaatgctgctgctcttctgcaaaGCTCGCCCTGCAGGTTCTTCCAGGGCAGAGGGAAGAAACCCTAGGTGCTTGGACTTATATTCCGAGCCCAGACTGTTAGCTTCCATAAagtccttctgcttctctacCCGCTGCCGTCCTTTGACTCTGCTGGGATGCGCAGTAGTGTTGGATATGCCTAATTTGGATCTGTGGATGTGGGACTTGGGACGCTTGTACAGGTTGCTCTTTGATTTGAAGTAGGAGTCACAGGGGCTGAAAGGGTACAGCCTCTCCCCAGTGTGTGAGCAGATGCGTTTCTGCAGGACACAGCACTTGGCACAAGTACGGCTGCAGAACCTGCACGTGTACTTCGAAGGCTTCCGGGTCCTTCCTTTCCTCCTGTGGACACCTTCTTCGAGCAAGCGAGTCTGTTGCTGTAAGCTGAAAACAGAGGATGCCGTTAGGGTGGATAACAGGGGCAATGGCTCCCTGAGACAGCCTGAAGTTTGCTGCCTCCCCCCAGCAGCTGCTGCGCTCCTCTCCCCCAGCTGATTCAGACGGAGCCTCTGCAGCTTTCGTCTCTTGCTCTTCAGATGGTGCCGTCTGTACACCTGAGAGAGTtcagaaggggaagggacagACTCCTCCAATTTTGGCTTAGACAAAGAATGCTGCCGCTTGGTGGACTGGCATCGCTTGGCCGCCATGTGGCGGTGGGACACGTCAAGTGACCACCGGAGGAGGCTGGGTTCGGGTCAAGGACTGTTGCCTCATTCGGTCGTCCACGTGGCCAGGGGCTCCTCGCggaaagaatgaataaaaatgcaacGGCCGGAATCTCGGACTTTTCTTCACCGGAAAGTCCTGTGCCGCTGTTCTGATCACGTTAGATcattccttttgttttcattgtataTTCATATTTCCTGAGCTGAAGAACAAGACCACATAAAGTAGAACTGAAAGCATCCAACGCGATCAACGCACTCTCTTTGCTGAGCTACAGCTCCACTGACCGTCACACTTAGGGGCTCTTCTCTTGGATCAAACACTTATCTGTCCTGGGTTTAAGACACAATTGTAGCTAGAAATGGCGGAGGTGCCACTGACGGTCCGGTTCGTCTCTTAGGTCCAAGGTTCAACGAatctgtggaaaaaacaaacgtGTCAAAAAGATTCATGCGCGATCAAGTGTTTTTACGAATGTTAAATACCGTCAAGAGTCAGAAACACTGGTACAGACACAGTGAACCAGACGACAATCGTTGACTCGAGGAAAACTAAAGCGTCTGACTGACGAAGGTGAGTTTCTCATTAAACGTGTTCCAGAAACTCAGAGGAAACACCCTTGTTCTGTCATCTGCACCTTGTTACTAAGCGCAGCTCATGTTACAGCAAGtgcacagtaaacacacaaaacTCATCTTTAAGATGCATTTCCAGGTCACAATATTACACAGAATCTGCCAGTTTGCAGACTTAGTGGGAGTCAGAACGGAGATTAACAGTCAAATCTCTCATCGTCGACACAATAAATAGACTCGACGCTAACTGGTCCGCCTCCGGACTGAGCTTCGGAGTCCCCGGCGAACCCGCAGGAGACCTGGGTGATCGTGGCGTTTGGGACTTACAGCCCCAAGGGAAGTAAAAGCCCCCTTCGAACGCAGCAGAGCGCAGCTGCGGCACCGAATGATCAACGAACCCCAGCGGTGATGTCAGCTACCATCTCCGAAGCTTCCACGAGTTCAGCAAGCAGTTTGAGAACGACATGTATCGTCCACATTAATGGAGCATGTTCTAGAGGCAAATGCTCCACCTCCACACTGGAACATTTCGTTCGGCGCCGAGCATATTGTTCACGGTATTATCTGGTGCCGCCCGCTCGATTTACAGACGAACCCGCAATGAATGGTCTCTCTCACTGAGAAATGCTCATCTTTGGAACTCCGCAGTGTCACGAAAACAGAGACACAAGGCAATAGTGACACTCCACAATTACTCTTTCCATGGTACAAAATCTCAT
This genomic interval from Scleropages formosus chromosome 23, fSclFor1.1, whole genome shotgun sequence contains the following:
- the LOC108931858 gene encoding transcription factor HIVEP3-like isoform X2, whose product is MAAKRCQSTKRQHSLSKPKLEESVPSPSELSQVYRRHHLKSKRRKLQRLRLNQLGERSAAAAGGRQQTSGCLREPLPLLSTLTASSVFSLQQQTRLLEEGVHRRKGRTRKPSKYTCRFCSRTCAKCCVLQKRICSHTGERLYPFSPCDSYFKSKSNLYKRPKSHIHRSKLGISNTTAHPSRVKGRQRVEKQKDFMEANSLGSEYKSKHLGFLPSALEEPAGRALQKSSSIPPPRATDAQGSMDSQRMEGAHAVKQRLVMRLSERKRTPVDSSDEGTACVDPWSKGSTESGYFSRSESSELPQTSPPNSEAKSYAEIILGKFGRVDQGPRNTHQQCHRCSEPERRRIPLNVPATQVIEHITKLITINEALVDTREIDSVKPRRSLSRKNSLEVPRVLKAPSAYHPKGDTSGSSSTCSVDVKCLRNNLHPKFLSVDSLPRRPSPVPLLRSRSMPSSASAGQPPTPRFRSSHSFDERQATPAGKRVGHHHGILRRQRALEAPFEPDMVLQEMAPYYSSAATVLCGPCQPTTRDSCPREPESCIPCFRSMNGPEAHMLSSKELLVEGAKRKASNEYYYSRVLPDILCEKQKEDGKEMEERLSNARLVLSSFSPTSSFQMESNATSEKLSSKANVMLLRSDGRNIRKGISVIQHTSAFERSGNVVTALTSEGGHQPPPTELPQPLPNYHLMRQHSIQVPEVLLAEDPDFNIGSGTSLETLAVTHAKESEKFRYPQRSATLAQFPAEKLPPKKKRLCLTESQTSVVPGTQRGSFSYRCLPPQGNSVAYKEGHIFPLVKQATFGACDKKVYPSSTGEIILPAKSNVNPISPREPTQPTPSAELSQNELSLRLSPVSPPPEALAELRTGSTLSVGSMQRVLSVSQCPTSSLVSLTTRSVVPLRHRVLPFQPVQDLSESGAAFCSPDPTSLQPVAEVQRQDTKSSPLPSLSLMPILCFDQHTCSADVPRLELSAHMNPTTVPVRIQNAFPVCGKGLYTSQSLSVVQKNRDSLQIKLEEQSHLNPCVEPRISDVSDNLSWTQPLKPSTPLECEVTGSRSKKRALSQAGSLELFPDKEPQLKRIKNEDEGNDGCVGERPVVHGESNQDKVVKEPTLICERKMEEKTQKVKFNEHKKESEFRESESSKEKDNKINDLRKMDTSRTNETNSCINTATMVSWCYLKYLNPSCSRALQNSGCSSWCANLPSPNLPGFSTRVALSLLCSKQKRGPELYTVASMIQPAAEQLVPATKTQRSEA
- the LOC108931858 gene encoding transcription factor HIVEP3-like isoform X1, with the translated sequence MAAKRCQSTKRQHSLSKPKLEESVPSPSELSQVYRRHHLKSKRRKLQRLRLNQLGERSAAAAGGRQQTSGCLREPLPLLSTLTASSVFSLQQQTRLLEEGVHRRKGRTRKPSKYTCRFCSRTCAKCCVLQKRICSHTGERLYPFSPCDSYFKSKSNLYKRPKSHIHRSKLGISNTTAHPSRVKGRQRVEKQKDFMEANSLGSEYKSKHLGFLPSALEEPAGRALQKSSSIPPPRATDAQGSMDSQRMEGAHAVKQRLVMRLSERKRTPVDSSDEGTACVDPWSKGSTESGYFSRSESSELPQTSPPNSEAKSYAEIILGKFGRVDQGPRNTHQQCHRCSEPERRRIPLNVPATQVIEHITKLITINEALVDTREIDSVKPRRSLSRKNSLEVPRVLKAPSAYHPKGDTSGSSSTCSVDVKCLRNNLHPKFLSVDSLPRRPSPVPLLRSRSMPSSASAGQPPTPRFRSSHSFDERQATPAGKRVGHHHGILRRQRALEAPFEPDMVLQEMAPYYSSAATVLCGPCQPTTRDSCPREPESCIPCFRSMNGPEAHMLSSKELLVEGAKRKASNEYYYSRVLPDILCEKQKEDGKEMEERLSNARLVLSSFSPTSSFQMESNATSEKLSSKANVMLLRSDGRNIRKGISVIQHTSAFERSGNVVTALTSEGGHQPPPTELPQPLPNYHLMRQHSIQVPEVLLAEDPDFNIGSGTSLETLAVTHAKESEKFRYPQRSATLAQFPAEKLPPKKKRLCLTESQTSVVPGTQRGSFSYRCLPPQGNSVAYKEGHIFPLVKQATFGACDKKVYPSSTGEIILPAKSNVNPISPREPTQPTPSAELSQNELSLRLSPVSPPPEALAELRTGSTLSVGSMQRVLSVSQCPTSSLVSLTTRSVVPLRHRVLPFQPVQDLSESGAAFCSPDPTSLQPVAEVQRQDTKSSPLPSLSLMPILCFDQHTCSADVPRLELSAHMNPTTVPVRIQNAFPVCGKGLYTSQSLSVVQKNRDSLQIKLEEQSHLNPCVEPRISDVSDNLSWTQPLKPSTPLECEVTGSRSKKRALSQAGSLELFPDKEPQLKRIKNEDEGNDGCVGERPVVHGESNQDKVVKEPTLICERKMEEKTQKVKFNEHKKESEFRESESSKEKDNKINDLRKMDTSRTNETNSCINTATMVSWCYLKYLNPSCSRALQNSGCSSWCANLPSPNLPGFSTRVALSLLCSKQKRGPELYTVASMIQPAAEQLVPATKTQRSEVQGSATMSSSRAKESEERSGENEATSA